Proteins encoded together in one Pseudomonadota bacterium window:
- a CDS encoding EF-hand domain-containing protein, translating into MKIAVIVFAFLCILIGNAYSQEDAFEKADLNKDGYISRDEYDAAVTSKFNEYDANKDGVIDRHEFNTAKDPNAAIEYEFLDRNKDGKINMDEFKAGATDRYNMYDQNRDNLLSNPEYRGDIGFPILKLYF; encoded by the coding sequence ATGAAGATAGCGGTTATAGTTTTTGCATTTTTATGTATATTGATTGGAAATGCATATTCCCAGGAGGATGCATTCGAAAAGGCTGACCTCAATAAAGACGGTTATATAAGCAGGGATGAATACGATGCAGCGGTAACTTCAAAATTCAACGAATATGATGCTAACAAGGATGGCGTTATTGATAGGCATGAATTCAATACAGCAAAAGACCCTAATGCGGCTATTGAGTATGAATTTTTGGATAGAAATAAGGATGGAAAAATAAATATGGACGAATTCAAGGCTGGCGCCACGGACAGGTATAATATGTATGACCAGAACAGGGACAACCTTCTCAGCAACCCTGAATACAGGGGTGATATCGGTTTTCCTATCCTGAAGTTGTATTTTTAA